A window of Helicobacter pylori genomic DNA:
TTCTTATTAGGCACTAAATTACCAAGCCCACCAATGAGCATAGCGACTGAACTTAAATTCGCAAAACCGCACAACGCAAAAGTGATGATCGCTTTAGTTTTTTCGCTTAAAATTAAAGGAGGGTTATCGCCCAAATAAGGCAATAATTGCATATAGCCCACAAATTCATTGAGAGCGATTTTAATGCCTATGATTTCCCCGGCAATCCCGGCTTGACTCCAAGGAATGCCTAACATAAAGGCTAAAGGCTTTAAAAGAGCGCCTAAAATTAATCCTAAAGACAAATTCTCCATGCCTAAAAATCCCCCTACAACCCCTAAAAGCCCGTTAATGAGTGCAAGCATTCCCACAAAGGCTAAAAGCATCGCTCCCACATGCAAGGCTAAATGAAGCCCTGTGCTTGCCCCATTAGCGATAGCTTCTATAGCATTGACATGCTTTTCTACGGAAACATCCATGCGGTTAGAGATTTTTTCATTTTGCGGATAGATGATTTTAGCGAACAACAAACCCCCGGGAGCGGACATAAATGAAGCAGCGATCAAATAAGGCAAAGGAATGCCCATGCTCGCATACCCGGCCAACACAGGCCCTGCAACGCTCGCCATGCCCACGCACATGACCGCAAAAATCTCTGAATCGCTCATGCTTTTCAAATAAGGCTTAATGACTAGGGGTGCTTCGGTGTGCGCGACAAAAATATTAGCCGCTGCACTCATGCTTTCTGCTTTAGAAGTGCCTAAACATTTTCGCAACGCCCCACCAATGAGATTGATCACTAAAGGCATGATTTTTAAATAAT
This region includes:
- a CDS encoding NupC/NupG family nucleoside CNT transporter: MISSSLFSVVGMAVLFLIAWVFSGNKRAINYRTIIIAFVIQVALGAFALYVPLGREILQSLASGIQSVISYGYEGVRFLFGNLAPNAKGDQGIGGFIFAINVLAIIIFFASLISLLYYLKIMPLVINLIGGALRKCLGTSKAESMSAAANIFVAHTEAPLVIKPYLKSMSDSEIFAVMCVGMASVAGPVLAGYASMGIPLPYLIAASFMSAPGGLLFAKIIYPQNEKISNRMDVSVEKHVNAIEAIANGASTGLHLALHVGAMLLAFVGMLALINGLLGVVGGFLGMENLSLGLILGALLKPLAFMLGIPWSQAGIAGEIIGIKIALNEFVGYMQLLPYLGDNPPLILSEKTKAIITFALCGFANLSSVAMLIGGLGNLVPNKKDLIARLALKAVLAGTLSNFMSATIAGLFIGLNAH